The following are from one region of the Quadrisphaera setariae genome:
- a CDS encoding glucose-6-phosphate dehydrogenase — MSEREEQATGGTESGRGGSSGPEQPGGGGHGASGARGHSGGDPVATLLVLGASGDLASRLLLPGLARLLVSDRNEDPGHGHGASLQLVGAGSEDWDDDRWREVVTKAFADAEHHEDADRPGGWEAVCAVRDASRYRQVDVTDPDALTDLLHSCTAPVAVYFALPPAITATACENLVGKQLPESTRLVMEKPFGSDEASAHHLNEVVAQLVPEEHVHRVDHFLGTSAVLNVFGVRFANRLFEPTWNASHVERVDVVYDEDLGLEGRARYYDRAGALKDMIQSHLLQVLAVLAMDAPAALDEREFRDRKAQLLRATRLAGSPQEASRRAVYTAGRMGERDLPDYQSEDGVDPSRQTETLAEVVLHVDTWRWAGVPFRLRSGKGLGRARKEAVITFKPVPHLMEGLRGEARPTRLRLSFKPGTINLDLTVNAEGDPFDLEEATLSAQLGDSQLPAYGEVLAGVLDGDPLLSVRGDTAEDCWRILAPVIAAWEADEVPLETYPAGSGGPEPTETFPAV; from the coding sequence GTGAGCGAGCGCGAGGAGCAGGCGACCGGCGGTACCGAGAGCGGTCGCGGCGGCAGCAGCGGACCCGAGCAGCCCGGCGGCGGCGGCCACGGGGCCTCCGGAGCGCGGGGCCACTCCGGCGGCGACCCCGTCGCCACCCTGCTGGTGCTGGGCGCCAGCGGTGACCTCGCCTCCCGCCTCCTGCTGCCCGGGTTGGCCCGCCTGCTCGTCTCCGACCGCAACGAGGACCCGGGCCACGGCCACGGGGCGTCCCTGCAGCTGGTGGGGGCGGGCTCGGAGGACTGGGACGACGACCGCTGGCGCGAGGTCGTCACGAAGGCCTTCGCCGACGCGGAGCACCACGAGGACGCCGACCGCCCCGGAGGCTGGGAGGCGGTGTGCGCCGTCCGCGACGCCAGCCGCTACCGGCAGGTGGACGTCACCGACCCGGACGCGCTGACCGACCTCCTGCACTCCTGCACCGCCCCGGTGGCGGTCTACTTCGCCCTCCCACCCGCCATCACGGCCACGGCCTGCGAGAACCTCGTCGGCAAGCAGCTGCCGGAGAGCACCCGGCTGGTCATGGAGAAGCCGTTCGGCTCCGACGAGGCCTCGGCCCACCACCTCAACGAGGTGGTCGCCCAGCTCGTCCCCGAGGAGCACGTGCACCGGGTCGACCACTTCCTGGGCACCTCCGCGGTGCTCAACGTCTTCGGCGTGCGCTTCGCCAACCGGCTCTTCGAGCCGACGTGGAACGCCAGCCACGTCGAGCGGGTGGACGTCGTCTACGACGAGGACCTCGGCCTCGAGGGCAGGGCCCGGTACTACGACAGGGCCGGCGCGCTGAAGGACATGATCCAGAGCCACCTGCTGCAGGTGCTCGCCGTGCTCGCCATGGACGCCCCCGCCGCCCTCGACGAGCGCGAGTTCCGGGACCGCAAGGCCCAGCTGCTGCGGGCCACGCGCCTGGCCGGCTCCCCGCAGGAGGCCAGCCGGCGAGCCGTCTACACGGCCGGGCGCATGGGGGAGCGCGACCTGCCCGACTACCAGTCCGAGGACGGCGTCGACCCCTCTCGCCAGACCGAGACCCTCGCCGAGGTGGTGCTGCACGTCGACACCTGGCGCTGGGCGGGCGTGCCGTTCCGGCTGCGATCGGGCAAGGGCCTGGGGCGGGCCCGCAAGGAGGCGGTCATCACCTTCAAGCCGGTGCCCCACCTCATGGAGGGCCTGCGCGGCGAGGCGCGCCCCACGAGGCTGAGGCTCTCGTTCAAGCCGGGGACCATCAACCTCGACCTGACGGTGAACGCCGAGGGCGACCCCTTCGACCTCGAGGAGGCCACCCTGAGCGCGCAGCTGGGCGACTCCCAGCTGCCGGCCTACGGCGAGGTCCTCGCCGGCGTGCTCGACGGCGACCCGCTGCTGTCGGTGCGCGGCGACACCGCCGAGGACTGCTGGCGGATCCTCGCCCCCGTCATCGCCGCGTGGGAGGCCGACGAGGTGCCGCTGGAGACCTACCCGGCCGGCAGCGGCGGCCCCGAGCCCACCGAGACCTTCCCCGCCGTGTGA